Proteins from a single region of Erythrobacter sp.:
- a CDS encoding metalloregulator ArsR/SmtB family transcription factor produces MDDINTQAWAVDALGALAHETRLRVFRLLVRAGHDGMIAGAIAEHCGVPPSTMSHHLATLERAGLVQSERESRLIHYRTDFAGMRSLLTFLMQDCCQGMPEMCSDLIAGLACEPLN; encoded by the coding sequence ATGGATGATATCAACACACAGGCCTGGGCAGTCGATGCGCTTGGAGCGCTGGCCCATGAAACCCGGCTGCGAGTCTTCCGGTTGCTGGTCAGGGCCGGCCATGACGGCATGATCGCGGGGGCAATTGCGGAACATTGCGGTGTGCCGCCCTCGACCATGTCGCATCACCTCGCCACGTTGGAGCGCGCCGGTCTGGTCCAGTCCGAGCGTGAAAGCCGCCTGATCCATTACCGCACCGACTTTGCCGGTATGCGCTCCCTGCTGACCTTCCTGATGCAGGATTGCTGTCAGGGGATGCCCGAAATGTGCTCCGACCTGATCGCAGGGCTGGCCTGCGAGCCCCTGAACTGA